The following coding sequences lie in one Spinacia oleracea cultivar Varoflay chromosome 1, BTI_SOV_V1, whole genome shotgun sequence genomic window:
- the LOC110797537 gene encoding pyridoxal kinase → MSNSYSSSTILLIDSHPFLSSKIPTTLNFRFINWKRSLKKSLMAQPPILSIALPSETGRVLSIQSHTVQGYVGNKSAVFPLQLLGYDVDPINSVQFSNHTGYPTFKGQVLNGKQLWDLVEGLEANNLLFYTHLLTGYIGSVSFLDTVLEVVTKLRSVNPGLIYVCDPVMGDEGKLYVPEDLVSVYREKVVPVASMLTPNQFEAELLTGLRIVSEQDGREACNKLHVAGPAKVVITSINIDGNLYLIGSNKKEKDGTPEQFKIMIPKIPAYFTGTGDLMTALLLGWSNKYPDNLAKAAELAVSSLQAVLHRTIHDYKVAGFDPKTSSLEIRLIQSQDDIRNPQVKFNADKYS, encoded by the exons ATGTCAAACTCGTACTCTTCTTCAACAATCTTGCTCATTGATTCTCACCCTTTTTTATCCTCTAAAATCCCAACAACCCTAAATTTCAG GTTTATTAATTGGAAAAGAAGTTTGAAGAAATCATTAATGGCGCAGCCTCCAATTTTATCGATTGCTTTGCCTTCTGAGACTGGCCGCGTTCTCAGTATTCAGTCTCATACTGTTCAG GGCTATGTAGGCAATAAATCGGCTGTCTTTCCACTTCAACTTCTTGGATATGATGTAGACCCGATCAATTCCGTACAGTTCTCTAATCACACAG GATATCCAACATTTAAAGGCCAAGTTTTGAATGGGAAACAACTATGGGACTTAGTAGAAGGTCTAGAAGCAAATAATTTGTTGTTCTACACTCATTTGTTGACAG GTTATATTGGTTCTGTCTCATTTCTGGATACTGTATTGGAAGTTGTTACTAAACTGCGATCTGTGAATCCTGGACTTATATATG TTTGTGATCCAGTCATGGGCGATGAAGGAAAGCTTTATGTTCCTGAAGACCTGGTGTCAGTATATAGGGAAAAG GTTGTTCCTGTTGCATCGATGTTGACGCCTAACCAGTTTGAAGCTGAACTGCTGACTGGTTTGAG GATTGTATCAGAACAAGATGGGAGGGAAGCTTGTAACAAACTTCATGTTGCTGGACCAGCAAag GTTGTCATCACGAGCATAAATATTGAtggtaatctctatctcattggCAGCAATAAGAAAGAAAAG GATGGGACACCTGAGCAATTCAAGATTATGATTCCAAAAATCCCAGCATATTTTACG GGAACAGGAGACCTAATGACTGCACTACTACTCGGATGGAGCAAT AAGTACCCTGATAATCTTGCTAAAGCAGCAGAACTTGCAGTTTCAAGTTTGCAG GCAGTTCTGCATAGGACAATACACGACTACAAAGTTGCAGGATTTGATCCTAAGACGAGCAGTCTAGAAATCCGATTGATTCAGAGCCAGGATGATATCCGTAATCCCCAAGTCAAGTTCAATGCTGACAAGTATAGTTAG
- the LOC110797536 gene encoding uncharacterized protein, protein MRDQNLHFRAQRHSFTKTMKRKKWSEFEEKTLLTKYAELQSSGTLSKLKTREKKFKPIADHLNAIHHLQDPINYPFKWSWRDVSIKVQNMRHQYLGVKQKIRVSDGDFNWDDGENHWENFIKYKEVFGDVELELKDNKKAGIGDFNEIGFFGGNGDDGLGLGLGFEIDCDDFEDGGEVGEEEEEEEEREGGDFVCGEIEEIEGNSEGLGKKLKKRRIAMLGARVLELRDVLVKRDEKRKEREYGREEVLAAKEGGRMDMEILREKRVREAEERVEERELELEEMQLKWARKEFDRKLRLEREFDEERQWRMKMEEKREEEELEWRERMLSLQIEHEKQTMQMHADACQNQLQILGIMARFMCQFFGSAGDGLGGGLSGLPPQVLQNLQHPGQGDLGDNSKPGSNSPPEFI, encoded by the coding sequence ATGAGAGATCAAAACCTCCATTTTCGAGCTCAAAGGCATTCATTCACCAAAACAATGAAGCGGAAGAAATGGTCTGAATTTGAAGAGAAAACCCTACTTACAAAATACGCAGAGCTCCAAAGTTCGGGAACCTTATCAAAGCTGAAAACCCGAGAGAAGAAATTCAAACCAATTGCTGACCATTTGAACGCAATTCATCATCTTCAAGATCCGATTAACTACCCATTTAAGTGGTCATGGAGAGACGTATCGATTAAGGTCCAAAATATGAGACATCAGTATTTGGGGGTGAAGCAGAAAATCAGGGTTTCAGATGGGGATTTCAATTGGGATGATGGGGAGAATCATTGGGAGAATTTCATCAAGTATAAGGAGGTTTTTGGGGATGTGGAGCTTGAATTGAAGGATAATAAGAAAGCGGGTATTGGGGATTTTAATGAAATTGGGTTTTTTGGGGGAAACGGGGATGAtggtttagggttagggttagggtttgagATTGACTGTGATGATTTTGAGGACGGTGGGGAAGTGggtgaggaggaggaggaggaagaagagagagaaggtGGGGATTTTGTTTGTGGAGAGATAGAGGAAATTGAGGGTAATAGTGAGGGTTTGGGGAAGAAATTGAAGAAGAGGAGGATTGCTATGTTGGGTGCTAGGGTTTTGGAGTTGAGAGATGTGTTGGTGAAGAGGGATGAGAAGAGAAAGGAAAGAGAGTATGGTAGAGAAGAGGTTTTGGCGGCTAAAGAGGGAGGTAGGATGGATATGGAGATTTTGAGGGAGAAGAGGGTGAGGGAGGCAGAGGAGAgggtggaggagagagagttggAGTTGGAAGAGATGCAGTTGAAGTGGGCAAGAAAAGAATTTGATAGGAAGTTGAGGTTGGAGAGAGAGTTTGATGAGGAAAGGCAGTGGAGGATGAAGATGGAGGAGAAGAGGGAGGAGGAGGAGCTTGAGTGGAGGGAAAGAATGTTGAGTTTGCAAATTGAGCATGAGAagcaaacaatgcaaatgcatGCTGATGCTTGCCAAAACCAGTTGCAAATTCTCGGGATCATGGCACGGTTTATGTGTCAGTTTTTCGGGTCAGCTGGTGATGGGTTGGGTGGTGGGCTTAGTGGTCTTCCTCCTCAGGTTCTCCAGAATTTGCAGCATCCAGGACAAGGAGACTTGGGGGATAATAGCAAGCCTGGGTCCAATTCACCTCCAGAGTTTATATGA